The following DNA comes from Salmo trutta chromosome 15, fSalTru1.1, whole genome shotgun sequence.
tggtctgggacggtgtgtcacagcatcatcggactgagcttattgtcattgcaggcaatctcaacactgtgcgatacagggaagacatcctcctccctcatgtggtacccttcctgcaggctcatcctgacatgaccctccagcatgacaatgccaccagccatactgctcgtcctgtgcgtgatttcctgcaagacaggaatgtcagtgtcctgccatggccagcaaagagcccggatctcaatcccattgagcacgttggGGACaattggatcggagggtgagggctagggccattccaccccagaaatgtctgggaacttgcaggtgccttggtggaagagtggggtaacatctcacagcaagaactggcaaatctggtgcagtccatgaggaggagatgcactgcagtacttaatgcagctggtggccacaccagatactgactgttacttttgatgttgaccccccccccccctttgttcagggacacattattcaatttctgttagtcacatgtctgtggaacttgtttagtttatgtctcagttgttgaatcttatgttcatacaaatatttacacattaagtttgctgaaagtaaacgcagttgacagtgctgAGTTTTTAGTTTGAAAGCCCTGCCACAACCGATGAGCGTCAGActcggtgtagtaggattcaatcttagtcctgtattgaagctttgcctatttgatggttcgtcggagtgcTTGCAtcttgttgagtgcggtcttagtgcaagCACTGGTTTGTGATGGTAAATGGACAGCTACGAAAAAATATAGAAACTCTCTTGGTAtttagtgtggtctacagcttaccaTGAGATACTcttacctcaggcaagcaaaaccttgagacttcttttaatattagattttgcgcaccagctgttattgacaaatagacagaccaccaccccttgtcttaccggaggtagctgttctgtcttgctgATGCACAGAAAACCCatccaactgtatattatccatgtcgtcattcagccacaactcggtgaaacataagatattcgtttttaatgtcctgttggtaggatagtctctaaaatgtaaaatgtaaaatagtCTCAAACGgtgctcatccagtttattctccaataTTTGCACGGCGGCCAATAGGACGGGTGGTAGAGGCGGGTAACCCACTTTCCgccaaattctcacaaggcatcCGGATCTGCGTCCCCTGTATCGGCGTCTCTTCTTTTTGCAAACAACGAATTTGGGCCTCGTCTGGTACCAGCAGTAAATCCTTCACACCTgactcattaaaaaaaatatatctatcTCCAGTTCGATGCGAGTAgttgctgttctgatatccagaagctgctttttggtcataagaattggtcataagagacggtggcagaaacatttatgtacaaaataagttacaaacaacttGAAAAAACAggcaaaatagcacaattggttaggagcctgtaaaacgaCAGCCAtgccctccggcgccattctgatgtttggtatactcagtgaatGTCATTGGGGACCAGGCAAGCTAAATATAACTATATTTGTCCCTCGTGTCAGTGTTTTCATAGAGGCCCTCTGAAAATGGATCCATATCGTATGCATGATTATCATAAGAGATTTCACCTCAGTGTAACAGGGCTTGAGGTTACTGCAAACACTTCTCAGTACTAAGAATAGCTCTTTAGTTTTGTCTGCTCTTTGCCTTCCATTTTGACCCCACTGATCTCACCGCCGAGCTCATCCCTCTCATGGAGGTAGCGGGAGTCATAGAGGTCAGACTTTAAAAAAATCTCTATTCATGTTATTGGCATTATACCATCCTCAAAATGGTGACAATGTCCTACTTACCTGTCAACAAAAGGCCCAAAAAAACATATCCACATCTTAGGTATCCAGTTATGAGAGCAATTGTCCTAGCCAAGGTATTCAGGCATTGTTCCAGAAGTATTTTTGCATGCTGTAACCCTTTATCTGCTTTTGACAGGGAAGAGCCAAGCAGCTGTACAAAACTGGATATAAGACACTGGCTCATCTGGCCAACGCTGACCCAAACGTTCTTATGAAGACTTTGGCTTGTTTCTTGAAGAGGTTCTCCAATCAGATTGTTGCTTCTGCAAAAGTATGACTGTTGTCAAAtgcttagcacacacacacacacacacacacacacacacacacaattgcgcTGTTTACATCCTAAATCCATAtagaataaataaaaacattgaataTCGTAGAAAATGGGATTGTGATGAGACGTGACGAGCATTTACTCTGTGATCGTTGTcctttttggtggtcttcctttGTTTCAGATGCTGCTGAATGAGAAAGCTGATGCACTTCAGGAGGAGGTGGATGACTTGTTAATGATGCCTCTTGATCTCCCTTCTTTATAAACATGTTGCTGGGGTGGATTTATTTAGTAAACATTACTTTTATTTGGCCTGGTGTGTTAATATTGTTTGGTGTAACATATTGTTTATCGGAGTGCTATTAAAACATAGTGTGTATCTCTATTTTTTTGTGATTAATGTGGAAGATTTCTTCAAAATAGAGTAATAATTCCATCCCATAGAGATGAATAAGATGCTCATGTGAAACAGTGCATCAAAACCATGAAAGAATTCAAGCTCAGTGATCAATGATCACCAGTGATGGGATGGGAAATATTACATTCTATTACAGCATTGCCATAATTTATCGACAGGCTCCCACGTGCTTGACCCATCAGTGAGTTTGACTATCAGTGAGTAGTCGGACATATAGGGAGTTCTTCTAGTGCTAGTTTTCATTGGAAATGAAGATAAAGGCTTTTTAacaaaagcaatcactttttcATGTgaacacagaatcctactcattactccacgtgCTTAACCTATGTCACTGCCGTTGGCTAAATTGGGGCACCACACCTGGGAAGCAGCTTGGTTCTAAAACGAATGCAACAGAGTTAACCCACTTCACCCGGGGCATTAATAGTGCTCCCTTATAGTAAAGTAGGCAGCCTACAGTGTATTGAAACCACCCCTACTTACTTGCAGGTTCCAATGACACGCACATGTAATTGCCTGAGACCAGACAAATTTCATTGGCTCCCCAAGCTAAATTTCCTAGGCTTTGGCTTAGCAGGTTAATATGTTCTTCTGATTTACAAGACACCAGGTTCAAACCCTGTCTAAAATCAATGCACAGAGCGTGTGGCATGGCTAGGATGCGTCACTGCATGGTGGTGTTGTTTTTCTCTCCTGGTGTACGCCTCCAGTAATCAATATTTGCATACACTTTGAAAATGAAAAGAGAATGCTAAATAGGCCAGTTGGAAAACAGCCACTTTGCACTTTTGCATTCACCGTTTTCTGTTAACGCTGCAGTATGTAaatttttgggcgacctgaccaaattcacatagaaatgtgagttatagatctgtcattctcattgaaagcaagtctaagaagcggtagatatgttctattaagtttgcagactacacagcagtagtaggcttgattaccaacaacgacgagacagcctacacggaggaggtgagggctctgggagtcagcaaaacaaaggagatgatcgtggacttcaggaaatggcagagggagcacccccctatccacatcgatgggacagcagtggagaacgtggaaagttaagttcatcggcgtacacatcactgacaaactgaaatagtccacccacacagacagtgtggtgaagaaggagcaacagcgcCTTGTCAACCtccggaggctgaagaaatttggcttgtcagcTAAAACCCTCTCAAatttctacagatgcacaattgagagcatcctcccgggctgtatcaccacctggtatggcaactgcaccacccacaaccgcaaggctctccagagggtggtgcggtctgcacaacgcatcaccgggggcaaactacctgccctccagaacacctacagcacccgatgtcacaggaaggccaaaaagatcatcaggacaacaaccacccgagccactgcctgttcaccccgctatcatccagaaggcgaggtcagtaaaggtgcatcaaagcggggaccaagagactgaaaaacagctatctcaaggccatcagactgtttaaatagccatcactagctcagagaggctgctgcctatacaCAAAGGCTTGAAATcgttggccactttaataaatggaaatagtgtttacatatcttgcattactcatctcatatggatatactgcattctatacgtttctactgtatcttagtctatgctgctctgacattgcttgtccaaatatttatatattcttaattccattcctttactttagatttctgtatattgggtatatgttgtgaaattgttagatgatATAGTTCACagaggtttagatggtacaaggaTTCTCTACattatacttgcttgttttgtcacaaactgaaaatgTGAATTTTTGCATACAGGAAATGGCGCAGTGATGTCTGTGTAGTGCACCGATAACAATTTGCCATTCATTTTCTGTTTACTATTCTAATATAGAATTTTCAATGAGCCATTTTAGATTTGTATTTTAACATTGCAATTTCATTGTGGCATGAATCATGCGCACTGTTAAGAAAAACAAATGCATTTATCATTTTCACGTTCTTATTTAGCATTGCATTTTCAAACTGACACTGATCACCCTCCATAGACCAAGGTATTTTGTGAACCAGGAAACTCAGTTCTCTCACACAATTGAGTCTGAGCATAACTGCATACGAATTTACTAATGACGATGATGGATTTACACATATCGACGCATTTATTGGGATAGTGAGGGAATATAGAAAGCATCAGTAGATTTGGGTTACAATTGTCTTATAGTGAATACACTACAATAATATTTGAACTGTGTCCGTCTAGCCTTATCATGTCAGGCATATTAATCTTGGCATTTGTGATATCTATTCTATCTCATGGATATTATGTCGGAGCAAGTGTCAGGTCTGCGAGGGATGAGGTGAATTTTGAGTCTGTAAATCTGAATGTAGACCTTTCTCGAGTACTCAAGAGAGTGAACGAACGTTTTTTGTCTGTGGCCATAGATGCGAGTCTCGTCGCTGAAGAGAAGTTCATGTACCTTTTAACGTGAGTATTACTACTTTTAGCACAATTTACATGTATTTGTTTTATAAAACGATTGCCTTCagtcaattttttttaaaaccaGCAGACTACCACTAGATTAGAATCAGTCAGGTTCTATACATATTTTCTCTCTGGAGAAACAAACAGTTCAGAGAGACGTCTGGCGTATTCATTACGCCTATAatgttgtaaaatgttttttaaacagaagcaaatggaaCGAAATGGGGAGAGACCTACCTGAATTTCCAACAGAAACTTGTTTTAGTTGCGAaacaactgtttggactaatgattacaccccaggggtgtattcattagattctgttgcaaaacgtttcgcaACACACAAAACAGTTTACTCTAGGAACCACCAAACAGAACGAGCTGAATGTGCCCAAGAGAaactgtaatattcatatgtgtaaacatactgaattataattggatgcattttactgccatatcatactgtgctatgattggttaagtccacccagatggttaggtcatggtcagttgatcatgtttggagataagtgaacatgccagttgtagctagctaataaagagctacgttaagaaatatcctgtagtactgcattttattattttgtacaaagcgtgcaaAACAAGACAAACTTTTGAAGTTTCCATTTGAAgtaaacgttttgcaacggagaACATTTTGCATTGAAATCTGACTAATGAATACACTCCAGCTCAACTTAATCTTCCAAAACTGCATAAATTCTCAACTAAATCCACCAGGTCTCCAAAGCTGAGGACATTGGCTAAAGCTTTATCCCCAGCATTTCTAAGATTTGGAGGGACAAGACAAGATTTCATGACCTTCAACCCTGCATTTTTACATTCAAATGAGTATCACAAAAACTCTGTTTTTGATGCAGGTAAATATGGCATACATTGTCACACATTTCAACTGCTTACTAGTCATATTACCACAGAGAGTCGTTTCATATATTTAACCAGCAGCTCTTGTGATGTGTGTGGTTTGATTGTGATCACTCACTTCCGCAGCACAATTCCTGTTTTGCATTAATGACACTGAGAAGGAACAGTATGTTGATTCACACACAGTCAGCTTGAATGCACACAGTAGACCAGGCAGATCTCAAACAATATCATGCGTTTGAGGTAAATCTTAGGTCATCAGCTTCTGAGTGACTCATAGCCACTTGGTTTCTGATTCCTGCTTTCTATTCTACTGTCAGATGATCTCTGTGAAAGGCTGGAGCTGCCCCCAATACTGGAGGAGAGGCTGAAGCAGGAATGGGCTCTACAGGAAGTACTTCTCCAGAAAGAGGACTTGCAGAGGAAGTACCGGAGTGTAAAGTTCACAGGTACTGTATGAGCAATGGTTGTCATGCAGGCAGCATCAGTCTAGCTCACAATAGACTGCCTTTTTTGTTTAGCTAACCACCCATTTTCCCTTGAGCAAATAGTCTGAAAGAAGAAGAAAACAACatttaaaatatttgttttttcccTGGCAGAGTATGCAGTGGATCTACTGTACTCTTTTACAAACTGTTCTGGATTAGACCTTATCTTTGGGCTCAACGAGCTGCTCAGGACCACTGGCAACTCCTGGGACAGCAGCAATGCCAGGACCCTCATACAGTACTGTGAATCCAAACAGTACAGCATGGCCTGGGAGCTGGGCAATGGTAACAATTGCAGTTTGGTTCATTGATTGAATTGACTAAACAATTAAATAAACTAAGCAAAAAAATtaacgtcctctcactgttaacggcgttttattttcagcaaacttaatgtgtaaatatttgtatgaacataagattcaacgactgggacataaactgaacaagttccacagaaatgtgactaacagaaattgataAATCtttccctgaacaaaggaggtggtcaaaatcaaaagtaacactcaggattggtgtggccaccagctgcattaagtactgcagtgcatctcctcctcatggactgcaccagatttgcctgttcgtgctgtgagatgttacacactcttccaccaaggcatctgcaagttcccagacatttctgggggggaatggccctagccctcatcttccgatccaaaaggtcccagaagtactcaatgggattgagatccgggctcttcgctggccatggcaggacactgacattcctgtcttgcaggaaatcatgtgcagaacgagcagtatggctggtggcattgtcatgctggagggtcatgtcaggatgagcctgcaggagggtaccacatgagggaggtggatgtcttccctgtaacgcacagcattgagattgcctgcaatgacaacaagctcagtccgacgatgctgtgacacaccctacacctccaaatcaatcccactccagagtaaaggcctcggtgtaacgctcattccttcgataaacgcaaatccaaccatcaccctcggtgagacaaaaccatgactcgtcagtgaagagcactttttgccagtcccgtctggtccagcgacggtgggtttgtacccataggcgacattgttgccagtgatgtctggtgaggacctgccttacaacaggcctacaagccctgagtccagcctctctcagcctattgcggacagtctgagcactgatggagggctTGTGTGTTCCTGGTataactctggcagttgttgccatcctgtacatgtcccacaggtgtgatgttcggatgtactgatcctgggcaggtgttgttacacgtggtctgccactgcgaggatgatcagctgtccgtcctgtctacctgtagcgctgtcttaggcatctcacagtatggacattgcaatttattgccctggccacatctgtagtcctcatgcctccttgcagcatgcctaaggcacattcacgcagataagcagggaccctgggcattttttttgggggggggggtttcagagtcagtagaaaggcctctttagtgtcctaagttttcataactgtgaccttaattacataccgtctgtaagctgttagtgtcttaatgaccgttccgtaggtgcatgttcattaattgtttatggttcattgaacaagcatgggaagcagtgtttaaaccctttacaatgaggatctgtgaagttatttggatttttacgaattatctttgaaagacagggtcctgaaaaagggacgtttctttttttgctgagtttgtcaGCTTCACACCAATGCAATGGCAACACATATTACAACTCCTCAAGGATAACATCAAAAAGTCTGACTTATGTCCATTCTGGTCCTCTAAAAATCCTGTCTCCATTCATATCAGAGCCCAACAGTTATGAGAAGAAGGCAGGGATCCGGGTGAACGGATACCAGCTGGGCCAAGACTTCATTCAACTCCGCAGGATTCTGCAGGAATCCAAACTTTACCATGACACTGGACTCTATGGACCAGACATTAGCCAACCCCGAGAGCACCGGAGAGACTTACTGGAGGGGTGAGAGTTTGTCCCTTTTATGTAGCCTATACATAAGGTAGCCCCAATATAGTCATATTTGACATGCTGGTGTACTAGCTAAAGCAATAGTATTGGAAGTTTCCTCGGTCAAAGTAAGAAACATATTTTCCCAAACATGAAAGAGTCGTTGCTAACTGGAAAACGACTAAGGCAAAGAAACTATGAATTATTATTAATTAAAAGGATATTCTACTATTGAATTACGACATGACGTGCATACTTGTCTATATTCATGGTTAAATATCACTGCCAATGCAGTAGGAGACTAATCCCTGAATAATAGGCCACTTGATTTAGACTGGTTTGTCCAGTTTATGGGCGTTTTCTGTCTTTTCACAGCCATATTATACAATATGGTCAGAGTTGTATTACTGCTTCTCTCATTTTCCTCTGGCATGTTGATACCAAAGACTGTGGTTCAAACCTAAACTGTTAACAACACCAACTCATTAATCTCTCATCTCAACAGCACAAAGTAAATCAAACATTTCCACTGTCTTTTCCCTATTGGGAAAACTcttttattttacaatgtataGGAAAAACTATCACCCCTCCAGTGGTCTCAGGGCTGGTTAACGTTGGGTCATTAGATTATTCTCACACAACCACCAATCATGtgggattttatatatatatatatatacacatacatacatacatacatacatacatacatacatacatacatacatacatacatacatacatacatacatacatagtaccagtcaaaagtgtggacacacctactcattccaaggtttttcgttatttttactattttctacattatagaataatagtgaagacatcaaatctatgaaataacacatggaataacctaagtgttaaacaaatcaaaatatattttatatttgagattcttcaaagtagcccccctttgccttgatgacagcttagcatactcttggcattctcaaccagtttcatgaggtagtcacctggaatgcctttgttaaaatttaatttgtggaatttctttccttcttaatgtgtttgtgcCAATCAGTTTTGAGCacttaggggtggtatacagaagatggccttttttggtaaaagatcaagtccatattatggcaagaacagctcaaataagcaaagagaaacaacagtccatcattactttaagacatgaaggtcagtcaatctggacaatttcaagaactttgaaagtttcttcaagtgcagtcgcaaaacccatgaagcgctatgatgaaactggctctcataaggaccgccacaggaaaggaagacccagaggtacctctgctgcagaggacaagttcattagagttaactgcacctcagattgcagcccaaataaatgcttcagagttcaagtaacagaccgatctcaacatcaactgttcagaggagagtgCATGAAATCAGGCCTCAATGgtaaaattgctgcaaagaaaccacaactaaaggaccccaagaaacacgagcaatgatcattagaccggtggaaatatgtcctttggtctgatgactccaaatttgatatttttggttctaaccgccgtgtctttgtgagataatgatgatctctgcatgtgtggttcccaccgtgaaacatggaggaggaggtgtgatggtgctttgctggtgacacggtttGTGATTTGTTTctaattcaaggcatacttaaccagcatggctcccacatcattctgcagcgatacaccattccacctggtttgcgcttagtgggactatcatttgtttttcaacaggacaatgacccaacacacctccaggctttgtaaaggctgtttgaccaagaaggaaagtgatggagtgctgcatcagatgacctggcctgcaCAATAAACCGACCtctacccaattgagatggtttgggatgagttgtaccgcagagcgaaggaaagcagccaacaagtgctcagcatatttgggaactccttcaagactgttggaaaagcattccaggtgacgctggttgagagaatgccaagcgtgtgcaaagctgtcatcaaagcaaagggtggctactttgaagaatctgaaatattgtaacgactgtcgtaaagaggggaccaaagcgcagcgtgttgatttctcatatttattataactcaaaataaag
Coding sequences within:
- the LOC115149247 gene encoding heparanase isoform X2 → MSGILILAFVISILSHGYYVGASVRSARDEVNFESVNLNVDLSRVLKRVNERFLSVAIDASLVAEEKFMYLLTSPKLRTLAKALSPAFLRFGGTRQDFMTFNPAFLHSNEYHKNSVFDADDLCERLELPPILEERLKQEWALQEVLLQKEDLQRKYRSVKFTEYAVDLLYSFTNCSGLDLIFGLNELLRTTGNSWDSSNARTLIQYCESKQYSMAWELGNEPNSYEKKAGIRVNGYQLGQDFIQLRRILQESKLYHDTGLYGPDISQPREHRRDLLEGYYVNGRHTSLNDFLDPEVLNTLALKTHEVMETVDLASPGKKVWLGETSSAYGGGAEGLSDTFVAGFMWLDKLGLGAKLGLDVVIRQVLIGSGTYHLVDDNLDPLPDYWLSVLYKRLVGPEVLSIEAFSILGKTKRVRVYLHCTNKKSTSYKSGAVTLFALNLSKSPARIAVPAMVSNSTVEAFVLQSEQPGEEGLYSKSVKLNGEVLKMVDDRTLPSLQGTPLAAGEHLRLPGYSFAFYLLSEAQALACR
- the LOC115149247 gene encoding heparanase isoform X1 produces the protein MSGILILAFVISILSHGYYVGASVRSARDEVNFESVNLNVDLSRVLKRVNERFLSVAIDASLVAEEKFMYLLTSPKLRTLAKALSPAFLRFGGTRQDFMTFNPAFLHSNEYHKNSVFDADDLCERLELPPILEERLKQEWALQEVLLQKEDLQRKYRSVKFTEYAVDLLYSFTNCSGLDLIFGLNELLRTTGNSWDSSNARTLIQYCESKQYSMAWELGNEPNSYEKKAGIRVNGYQLGQDFIQLRRILQESKLYHDTGLYGPDISQPREHRRDLLEGFLESGAEAIDACTWHHYYVNGRHTSLNDFLDPEVLNTLALKTHEVMETVDLASPGKKVWLGETSSAYGGGAEGLSDTFVAGFMWLDKLGLGAKLGLDVVIRQVLIGSGTYHLVDDNLDPLPDYWLSVLYKRLVGPEVLSIEAFSILGKTKRVRVYLHCTNKKSTSYKSGAVTLFALNLSKSPARIAVPAMVSNSTVEAFVLQSEQPGEEGLYSKSVKLNGEVLKMVDDRTLPSLQGTPLAAGEHLRLPGYSFAFYLLSEAQALACR